One window of Triplophysa rosa linkage group LG8, Trosa_1v2, whole genome shotgun sequence genomic DNA carries:
- the pmvk gene encoding phosphomevalonate kinase isoform X3: protein MTPAQPRSVLLFSGKRKSGKDYVTDLLQKRLSSEMCCILRLSAPLKQQYAQIISDCRRLSDVHWFQKEFPDQCICVRVEASEKTRSQRGWSFTSGRCCTGTLLQYGYRSVVGNLWLAKKIMCLTLHHHLILIKHHHNILYDSVCPGQCMLQCYALASRH from the exons ATGACACCTGCACAGCCGAGGAGTGTCCTTCTATTCAGTGGAAAACGCAAATCAGGGAAGGACTATGTGACGGATTTACTGCAGAAAAG ACTTTCTTCAGAGATGTGCTGTATTCTTAGACTGTCTGCACCTCTCAAACAGCAGTATGCTCAG ATTATCAGCGACTGCAGAAGACTGTCAGATGTTCATTGGtttcaaaaagagtttcctGATCAATGCATCTGTGTTCGGGTGGAGGCGTCTGAGAAAACACGATCGCAGAGAGGCTGGAGTTTCACTTCAG GCAGGTGCTGCACAGGGACACTTTTGCAGTATGGTTATAGATCAGTGGTTGGGAACCTATGGCTCGCAAAGAAAATCATGTGTCTTACCCTGCACCATCATTTGATCCTTATAAAACATCatcataatatactgtatgattcAGTTTGTCCCGGCCAGTGCATGTTGCAGTGCTATGCGCTAGCGTCACGGCACTAA
- the pmvk gene encoding phosphomevalonate kinase isoform X1, protein MTPAQPRSVLLFSGKRKSGKDYVTDLLQKRLSSEMCCILRLSAPLKQQYAQDHHLDYEELLGAGQYKESYRADMIHWGEMKRQEDSGFFCRLAVKNAAQPIWIISDCRRLSDVHWFQKEFPDQCICVRVEASEKTRSQRGWSFTSGRCCTGTLLQYGYRSVVGNLWLAKKIMCLTLHHHLILIKHHHNILYDSVCPGQCMLQCYALASRH, encoded by the exons ATGACACCTGCACAGCCGAGGAGTGTCCTTCTATTCAGTGGAAAACGCAAATCAGGGAAGGACTATGTGACGGATTTACTGCAGAAAAG ACTTTCTTCAGAGATGTGCTGTATTCTTAGACTGTCTGCACCTCTCAAACAGCAGTATGCTCAG GATCATCATCTGGACTATGAGGAGCTGTTGGGTGCTGGTCAGTATAAGGAGAGCTACCGGGCTGACATGATCCATTGGGGTGAGATGAAGAGACAAGAGGACTCGGGCTTCTTCTGTAGACTCGCCGTTAAAAACGCAGCACAACCCATCTGG ATTATCAGCGACTGCAGAAGACTGTCAGATGTTCATTGGtttcaaaaagagtttcctGATCAATGCATCTGTGTTCGGGTGGAGGCGTCTGAGAAAACACGATCGCAGAGAGGCTGGAGTTTCACTTCAG GCAGGTGCTGCACAGGGACACTTTTGCAGTATGGTTATAGATCAGTGGTTGGGAACCTATGGCTCGCAAAGAAAATCATGTGTCTTACCCTGCACCATCATTTGATCCTTATAAAACATCatcataatatactgtatgattcAGTTTGTCCCGGCCAGTGCATGTTGCAGTGCTATGCGCTAGCGTCACGGCACTAA
- the eaf1 gene encoding ELL-associated factor 1, with translation MNGSLNPTLDKEEHVLKLGESFEKKPKSSFHTVRYDFKPASIDTSCEGELQVGKGDEVTITLPHIPGSTPPMTVFKGNKRPYQKDCVLIINHDTGEFMLEKLSSSIQVKKTRAEGSSKIQARIEQQSVRANQLSSQFRAPIKPGAGPKTSPSKDNPSPEPHLDDIKRELRAEVDVIEQMSSSGSSSSDSGSGSGSGDDTSCSDGEQDNHVSPSRNNTANGTGKPQGSNQLMNTLRNDLQLSESGSDSDMD, from the exons ATGAACGGCAGCTTGAATCCGACTCTGGATAAAGAGGAGCACGTGCTAAAGCTCGGGGAGAGTTTCGAGAAGAAGCCGAAATCATCGTTCCACACCGTCAGAT ATGATTTTAAACCTGCATCTATTGACACATCTTGTGAAGGAGAGTTACAAGTAGGAAAAGGAGATGAGGTCACCATCACATTACCACACATACCA GGCTCCACTCCACCCATGACGGTGTTCAAGGGCAACAAGCGGCCGTATCAGAAAGACTGCGTTCTGATCATCAATCATGACACGGGAGAGTTTATGCTGGAAAAGCTCAGCAGCAGCATACAAGTCAAGAAAACAAG AGCTGAGGGCAGCAGTAAGATCCAGGCTCGCATAGAGCAGCAGTCAGTGAGAGCTAACCAGCTGTCATCCCAGTTCCGAGCCCCCATCAAACCAGGAGCCGGCCCGAAAACCTCACCGAGTAAAGACAACCCATCACCTGAGCCTCACCTGGATGATATCAAACGAG AGCTGCGGGCGGAGGTGGACGTCATCGAGCAGATGAGCAGCAGCGGCAGCAGCTCCTCAGACTCCGGCAGTGGTTCGGGCAGCGGTGACGACACCTCCTGCAGTGATGGAGAACAGGACAATCACGTCTCTCCCAGCAGGAACAATACGGCCAACGGCACAGGCAAACCCCAGGGCAGCAACCAGCTGATGAACACACTGA GAAATGATCTTCAGCTGAGTGAATCGGGCAGTGACAGTGACATGGACTGA
- the pmvk gene encoding phosphomevalonate kinase isoform X2, with protein sequence MTPAQPRSVLLFSGKRKSGKDYVTDLLQKRLSSEMCCILRLSAPLKQQYAQDHHLDYEELLGAGQYKESYRADMIHWGEMKRQEDSGFFCRLAVKNAAQPIWIISDCRRLSDVHWFQKEFPDQCICVRVEASEKTRSQRGWSFTSGIDDAESECGLDEGVKFDWIIRNDEDDDVLEKQLQGLLSLVTHGMKLN encoded by the exons ATGACACCTGCACAGCCGAGGAGTGTCCTTCTATTCAGTGGAAAACGCAAATCAGGGAAGGACTATGTGACGGATTTACTGCAGAAAAG ACTTTCTTCAGAGATGTGCTGTATTCTTAGACTGTCTGCACCTCTCAAACAGCAGTATGCTCAG GATCATCATCTGGACTATGAGGAGCTGTTGGGTGCTGGTCAGTATAAGGAGAGCTACCGGGCTGACATGATCCATTGGGGTGAGATGAAGAGACAAGAGGACTCGGGCTTCTTCTGTAGACTCGCCGTTAAAAACGCAGCACAACCCATCTGG ATTATCAGCGACTGCAGAAGACTGTCAGATGTTCATTGGtttcaaaaagagtttcctGATCAATGCATCTGTGTTCGGGTGGAGGCGTCTGAGAAAACACGATCGCAGAGAGGCTGGAGTTTCACTTCAG GTATCGATGACGCCGAGTCTGAGTGTGGTTTGGATGAGGGAGTGAAATTTGACTGGATCATCAGgaatgatgaagatgatgatgttcTGGAGAAACAGCTGCAGGGATTACTGTCACTGGTTACACACGGGATGAAACTGAATTGA
- the yrdc gene encoding yrdC domain-containing protein, mitochondrial — protein MSFSRLICTTIRRLHVNSFSCRKPLNESVDMCKELKTRVLRLSDDLKTHTHDGAEVLKCTVMALKAGQVVAVPTDTIYGLACVAQNSDAVRRVYDIKGRNGDKPLAICVGEIQDIYSFCKVSVKEELLRDLLPGPVTLVLERSAALNRDLNPFTKLIGVRIPDHPFMRRLCQMCAEPLALTSANISSHTSTLAVHEFEDLWPSLAVVVDGGPIADRSRLGSTVVDLSVCGTFRIIRPGCALSATLKILEDKYGLLEDSVSH, from the exons ATGAGTTTCTCTCGATTGATTTGTACGACCATCAGACGCTTACACGTCAACTCTTTCTCGTGTCGTAAGCCCTTGAATGAGAGTGTGGACATGTGTAAAGAGCTGAAGACGAGAGTCCTGCGGCTGTCAGACGACCTGAAGACGCACACACATG ATGGGGCGGAAGTGTTGAAGTGTACAGTGATGGCTCTGAAAGCTGGGCAGGTTGTGGCTGTGCCCACGGACACTATCTACGGTCTGGCCTGTGTGGCTCAGAACTCAGACGCCGTCCGGAGAGTTTATGACATCAAAGGCAGGAACGGAGACAAACCCTTGGCCATCTGTGTGGGTGAGATACAGGACATATACAG TTTCTGTAAGGTGTCTGTGAAGGAGGAGCTGTTGAGAGATCTGCTGCCCGGGCCTGTTACGCTGGTTCTGGAGAGATCCGCCGCCCTCAACAGGGATCTCAATCCTTTCACCAAG CTCATAGGGGTTCGTATCCCAGATCATCCGTTCATGAGACGCCTCTGTCAGATGTGCGCTGAACCACTCGCTCTCACCAGCGCTAACATCAGCTCGCACACCAGCACGCTCGCTGTGCAC GAGTTTGAGGACTTGTGGCCCAGTCTGGCCGTGGTGGTGGACGGCGGCCCAATTGCAGACAGAAGTCGTTTGGGTTCAACGGTAGTCGATCTGTCTGTGTGCGGCACATTCCGTATCATCAGACCTGGCTG CGCTCTCTCTGCTACGCTGAAGATACTCGAGGACAAGTATGGACTGCTGGAGGACTCCGTCAGTCATTGA
- the LOC130557714 gene encoding uncharacterized protein LOC130557714, with protein sequence MILPTTHREGADFTDVDAALWLLDPSRKHDLFRACAKLTSLPVIADVLRQSSRPGTSSESGRGAFLGITPVPGVFEFYHQRHIASFIDPGSWTEKTGRDLEFFPQQSSGDSCGVYMLMYALSICTSCPLTFTEEEVPLIRQWWCINLMERFCLEGHGQRFAYWTEEASQLLQGIVEPVFRVSKFTTTKLSPSRRVVDDKDIDKVQQPTIVRDLNTAWYWVQNHRHLFRGEVTEPAFLQMNRGDQQNAIKNLLGGQFSEAKDAFLFIFHYQEDMETFLSYCVDDQGLKVNAMFYKEKCSV encoded by the exons atgatattacccacaactcaccgcgagggGGCGGACTTTACTGATGTCGACGCAGCATTGTGGCTACtcgatccgtcccggaaacacgatttgttccgcgcatgcgcgaaactgacgtcacttcctgttatcGCCGACGTTTTACGACAGTCTTCTCGACCTGGGACCAGCTcggaatctggcaggggtgcatttctcggcattacacctGTTCCGGGCGTCTTCGAATTTTATCATCAAAG ACACATTGCAAGCTTCATTGACCCAGGATCCTGGACTGAAAAAACAGGAAGAGACCTTgag TTTTTTCCTCAACAGTCCAGTGGGGATTCTTGTGGTGTCTACATGCTGATG tatgCTCTCAGCATCTGCACATCATGTCCCTTAACATTCACAGAG gaggAGGTGCCATTGATTCGCCAGTGGTGGTGCATTAACCTCATGGAAAGATTTTGCCTAGAAGG gCATGGACAGAGGTTTGCATACTGGACCGAAGAAGCATCCCAACTCCTTCAGGGGATCGTTGAGCCTGTGTTTAGGGTGTCGAAATTCACCACCACCAAACTGTCACCCAGCAGAAGAGTTGTGGATGACAAGGACATTGATAAG GTGCAGCAGCCAACCATTGTCCGAGACCTAAATACAGCGTGGTACTGGGTACAGAATCACAGACACTTATTCCGTGGGGAGGTGACAGAGCCTGCCTTTTTGCAGATGAACAGGGGTGATCAACAAAATGCCATCAAGAACCTCTTGGGGGGTCAATTCTCTGAGGCGAAGGAtgcctttttgtttatatttcattaccaagaagacatggaaacatttttgtcgTACTGTGTTGATGACCAAGGCCTAAAGGTCAATGCTATGTTCTACAAAGAGAAAtgtagtgtgtga